The following are from one region of the Pseudodesulfovibrio piezophilus C1TLV30 genome:
- a CDS encoding helix-turn-helix domain-containing protein: MEQYKDIAPRLIGLREGIGWTPGEMADLLGVSEETVTGYESGAMEIPVGYMLDVSRLCRVDLTTLISGREPHLKSYSLVRKEEGFSVDRRADYDYKSLGYKFAGRQMEPFLICVPPKGGDDMVETAHRGQEFIYVLEGRLEIRMAGEPLIVEAGDSLYFNSETPHALRGLDGKEVKFLDVIL; the protein is encoded by the coding sequence GTGGAACAATACAAGGACATTGCGCCCCGTTTGATCGGTTTGCGCGAAGGGATTGGTTGGACACCAGGGGAAATGGCTGACCTGCTGGGAGTCTCAGAGGAGACGGTTACCGGATATGAGTCAGGTGCTATGGAAATTCCTGTGGGATATATGTTGGATGTTTCCCGGTTGTGCCGGGTCGATTTGACGACATTGATTTCCGGGCGGGAACCACATTTGAAGTCCTACTCACTGGTGCGCAAAGAGGAAGGCTTTTCCGTGGATCGGCGAGCGGATTATGATTATAAGAGCCTGGGGTACAAATTTGCTGGGCGGCAGATGGAGCCATTTCTGATTTGTGTTCCTCCCAAAGGTGGAGACGACATGGTTGAGACTGCTCATCGCGGGCAGGAGTTCATTTACGTTCTCGAAGGGCGTCTTGAGATTCGCATGGCCGGGGAGCCGCTTATCGTCGAAGCCGGAGACTCCCTGTATTTTAACTCGGAAACTCCGCACGCTCTGCGTGGGTTGGATGGCAAGGAAGTCAAGTTTCTCGACGTAATTCTATAG
- a CDS encoding AMP-binding protein, whose protein sequence is MMLNHDTYAGYTDFCTRYELACPADFNFSYDVLDVKDPQQVALIHVDDAGIRREFNFGFFQETSCRLANSLRSQGIGKGDRVMLIVYRRVEYWTIMLALHRIGAIPIPSPSLLTKKDIVERVNYADIKALFCEDSICPRVNEALPECKSLNVLVQIDGMLNDGWFGYETFMAEGAASCPRTVETPGGDDPMVIFFSSGTTGMPKMVLHNYKYPFSHYTTGAVWHDLNEGDIHLTVSDTGWGKSVWGKFYGQWMAGAVIFVWDFRGKFDASKLLEIVAENKITTFCAPPTIYRFLVREDLKAYDLSALRHCTTAGELLNDSVFHAWKAALDMPIYEGYGQTETTLQVATFKFMEPKPGSIGKPVPGWDIALMDEEGSEVPQGEEGEICIRIDKPVLGLFESYMDEPEKTASVKFDNWYHTGDKAWADEDGYLWFMGRTDDLIKSSGYRIGPFEVESALVAHEAVIEAAVTGIPDDVRGHLVKATVVLASGFEGNEVLTKELQAFVRDLTAPYKYPRIIEYVADLPKTISGKIKRKEIREADLKKYV, encoded by the coding sequence ATGATGTTGAATCACGACACCTATGCTGGCTACACTGACTTTTGTACCCGCTATGAGCTTGCCTGTCCGGCTGATTTTAATTTTTCCTATGATGTACTGGATGTAAAGGACCCACAGCAAGTCGCTCTCATTCATGTGGATGATGCAGGTATTCGGCGCGAATTCAATTTCGGTTTTTTTCAGGAGACTTCCTGTAGGCTGGCAAATTCACTGAGGTCACAGGGAATCGGAAAGGGCGATCGAGTCATGCTCATCGTCTATCGCCGGGTAGAATACTGGACGATCATGCTTGCGTTGCATCGCATCGGAGCCATCCCAATCCCGTCGCCTTCGTTGCTGACGAAAAAAGATATTGTCGAGCGGGTCAATTATGCCGATATCAAGGCTCTTTTTTGTGAAGATTCCATTTGTCCTCGCGTCAATGAAGCCCTGCCTGAATGCAAAAGCCTCAATGTGCTGGTTCAGATTGACGGCATGCTGAATGATGGATGGTTCGGCTATGAAACATTCATGGCAGAGGGAGCCGCCTCCTGTCCGCGAACTGTTGAGACTCCAGGGGGGGATGACCCCATGGTTATCTTCTTCTCGTCCGGGACAACCGGGATGCCCAAGATGGTCTTGCATAATTATAAATATCCCTTCAGTCACTACACAACCGGCGCTGTCTGGCATGACCTGAATGAGGGAGATATACACCTGACGGTTTCAGATACCGGGTGGGGCAAATCCGTCTGGGGGAAATTTTACGGACAATGGATGGCTGGTGCAGTCATTTTTGTATGGGATTTTCGTGGGAAGTTTGATGCATCTAAGCTGCTTGAGATAGTGGCTGAGAACAAGATTACGACCTTTTGCGCACCTCCGACAATTTATCGATTCCTGGTGCGTGAGGATTTGAAGGCATATGACCTGTCCGCCCTGCGCCATTGTACTACGGCGGGTGAGCTGCTCAATGATTCAGTCTTCCATGCCTGGAAGGCAGCCTTGGATATGCCCATCTACGAGGGATACGGCCAGACAGAGACCACGTTGCAGGTCGCGACCTTCAAGTTCATGGAACCTAAGCCTGGCTCAATCGGGAAACCTGTTCCGGGCTGGGATATAGCGCTCATGGATGAAGAAGGCAGTGAAGTGCCCCAAGGTGAAGAGGGAGAAATTTGTATTCGAATCGATAAGCCCGTGCTTGGCCTTTTTGAGAGTTACATGGATGAGCCGGAAAAAACGGCTTCTGTCAAATTCGATAACTGGTATCACACCGGCGACAAGGCCTGGGCTGACGAAGACGGATATCTTTGGTTCATGGGGCGGACCGATGATCTGATCAAGAGCTCCGGCTATCGCATCGGTCCCTTTGAGGTCGAGTCAGCTCTGGTTGCTCATGAAGCTGTTATCGAAGCAGCCGTGACAGGCATCCCTGATGATGTGCGGGGACACCTGGTCAAGGCGACTGTGGTTCTGGCCTCCGGCTTTGAGGGGAACGAGGTTTTGACAAAAGAATTACAGGCTTTTGTGCGTGATCTGACAGCTCCATACAAGTATCCAAGAATCATCGAATATGTGGCTGATTTGCCTAAGACCATCAGCGGCAAGATCAAGCGCAAGGAAATTCGGGAAGCTGATCTCAAAAAATATGTTTAG